Proteins encoded by one window of Zerene cesonia ecotype Mississippi chromosome 6, Zerene_cesonia_1.1, whole genome shotgun sequence:
- the LOC119840552 gene encoding probable allantoicase — MIDSKPPAFTNLNDYAKEDVGAKVLFATDDFFAICDNMLLNTEPVFLADKYTEYGKYMDGWETRRKRVAGHDWCIIRLATICSIKGLLIDTAFFVGNYAPKYSIQAAVLKPEDEALIPKRNASFGTGATADDFKQIQKLRTDTWEEIVPLTVLQPGNEETRRNYQKVLSDEAWTHIRINIFPDGGIARLSVFGDAMPPVPPPDQLIDLISMLNGGKLLGFSNGQFSSPKNLIKPEKSLSMADGWETARRLDRPKVITTYDNGTITSPGNEYAVFKLGFTGRVKKICADTTQFKGNYPDTIRFEGVNLGNKEWEDSQDIPWKTILGPVKLSANREHWFDCDSDTINHVRVIIAPDGGMSRVRMYGFVESNQIM; from the exons ATGATCGATTCGAAACCGCCGGCGTTTACGAATCTCAATGATTACGCTAAGGAAGAT GTTGGAGCTAAAGTGCTATTCGCTACCGACGATTTCTTCGCAATATGCGATAATATGTTACTCAACACCGAACCGGTGTTTTTAGCTGATAAGTACACTGAATATGGGAAGTATATGGATGGATGGGAAACTAGGAGGAAAAGGGTTGCTGGCCACGACTGGTGTATTATAAGGCTTGCTACTATTTGTTCTATTAAAG GTTTATTGATCGACACGGCGTTTTTTGTTGGTAATTATGCGCCAAAATATTCCATACAAGCTGCGGTATTAAAACCTGAAG atGAAGCTTTAATACCGAAAAGAAATGCCAGTTTCGGTACTGGAGCGACCGCAGatgattttaaacaaatacaaaagctTCGTACAGACACATGGGAAGAAATTGTTCCGCTAACCGTGTTACAGCCTGGTAATGAAGAGACTCGCAGAAACTATCAAAAG GTGCTTAGCGATGAAGCCTGGACACATATAAGGATCAATATTTTCCCCGATGGTGGAATAGCAAGGCTCAGCGTATTCGGTGATGCAATGCCACCAGTGCCACCCCCCGACCAGTTAATAGACTTAATATCAATGCTGAATGGCGGTAAACTACTGG gATTTTCAAACGGACAATTCAGTAGCCCGAAGAACTTGATAAAACCAGAAAAAAGTCTATCTATGGCTGATGGTTGGGAGACAGCACGTAGGCTGGATAGGCCTAAAGTTATTACTACATATGACAATGGAACTATCACCTCACCAG gAAACGAATATGCAGTTTTCAAACTAGGCTTTACCGGCAGAGTTAAGAAAATATGTGCTGATACAACCCAGTTCAAAGGAAATTATCCCGATACTATTAGGTTTGAAGGAGTAAATCTTGGCAACAAAGAATGGGAAGATTCTCAAGACATTCCGTGGAAGACAATCCTAGGTCCTGTTAAG cTGTCTGCAAACAGGGAACATTGGTTTGACTGTGACTCCGACACCATCAACCACGTACGCGTCATTATCGCTCCTGATGGTGGTATGAGCAGAGTCAGAATGTACGGATTCGTGGAATCCAACCAAATTATGTGA